From the genome of Haloarcula taiwanensis:
GGACGACCATCCGTGCACAGCATGGTAGCGATATCGGGACAGGCCGTGCAGAGTCCCTGCCGAATCAGGCCGTTAACTGCTGTCGAATAATAACCGCGTTTGACGGGGTGTGCACAACTCGGACGGTCACTGTGTCGCCCGGCCGCAAGTCACAGTCCCCGCCTGCGATCCGGAAAACGATCACGTCTCCGGGGCGGAACTCATCTGTGACCAGTGCCCCGGTAGTATCGGCACCGCGTTCCGTGAGCGAGCCAGTGCTCTCGTCGAAGATATCGTCGCCCTCGATATTGTCACCCTGTGGCCGATCGCCGGATTTCGCTGGGAGATTGACTAACCGCCCGTGCTTTTCAGTTCCGTCGCCGCCACAGTCAGCACTGACAGCCACTTCAATCTCCGAGACACGAATGACATCCCCGGCAACGTGTGTGATACGGACGATGCCTCCGCCGAACCCATCCTGTGGGGTAAACGCACCGTCGGATTGGCCGACCACGGGCGCTGTGTCATCCAACTTCTCTGCGAGGCCAAGCGTCGCCGCTGACAGCACTGCTGTGAGAACGACAGTGACCGCCACGAGGAGGATAACCGAAATCACCGAAGAGACAGCACGGGACTGATCTGTCACTGGGCCTGCTACTGTCTGGGTATACAAAAATATCCGCAACAGGAGCGCTACGAGAT
Proteins encoded in this window:
- a CDS encoding type IV pilin, with protein sequence MISVILLVAVTVVLTAVLSAATLGLAEKLDDTAPVVGQSDGAFTPQDGFGGGIVRITHVAGDVIRVSEIEVAVSADCGGDGTEKHGRLVNLPAKSGDRPQGDNIEGDDIFDESTGSLTERGADTTGALVTDEFRPGDVIVFRIAGGDCDLRPGDTVTVRVVHTPSNAVIIRQQLTA